A genomic region of Arachis hypogaea cultivar Tifrunner chromosome 5, arahy.Tifrunner.gnm2.J5K5, whole genome shotgun sequence contains the following coding sequences:
- the LOC112801337 gene encoding putative cyclic nucleotide-gated ion channel 7, translating into MFDTGYKSQYIGGQREKFVRLDDLDSNMSFSGRPSLMDRLRSIFHVGSRARKNPSQSFRLGVKKGSAGLRTFGRSLKTGVTTWAVFPEDLKVSEKKVFDPQDKHLLHWNKFFEILCIFSVAVDPFFFYLPYFNVKSFCLAIDSTLANFTAALRTVLDFIYLLRISFQFRTAYIAPSSRVFGRGELVIDPAKIASRYLQRYFIIDFMSVFPMPQIIVWKYLYKTRHSEVLSTKTALLRTVILQYFPRFLRFLPLASEVKKTAGVFAENALLGAIYYLIWFMLASHITGSVWYLLAIERNDTCWNNVCLEDNRCNSHFLYCGSTNKHIPGFDAWKNVSEDVLVKKCFVDGEFNYGIFAQAIKSGIVASVEVFPKFCYCLWWGLQNLSTIGQGLSTSTYSKEVWFSIAIAVMGLILFALLIGNMQTYLDSMSVHLDEMRIQRRDSELWMHHRSLPPELRERVRRYDQYKWLNTRGVDEESLMKSLPKDLRRDIKRHLCLNLVKRVPLFANMEERLLDAICERLKPTLYTEGTDIVREGDPVNEMLFIIRGRLESVTTDGGRSGFFNRGLLKEGDFCGEELLTWALDPKAAANLPSSTRTVKAINEVEAFALEAEELKFVASQFRYIHSRQVQHTFRFYSQQWRTWAAIYIQAAWRRYMRRKHTMQRRQEEEYYYDSDDSGGDSAKALVKRSSSSSSFATTMYASRFAANVLHGHRLREAGSSTSLGRIQKPSEPDFSHYGPK; encoded by the exons ATGTTTGACACTGGTTACAAGTCACAGTATATTGGAGGCCAGAGGGAGAAGTTTGTAAG GTTGGATGATCTTGATTCTAACATGTCATTCTCAGGCAGACCGAGTTTGATGGATAGGCTAAGATCGATCTTCCATGTTGGCAGCCGCGCAAGGAAGAATCCTTCACAATCCTTTAGGCTAGGAGTGAAGAAAGGATCAGCAGGACTCAGAACATTTGGAAGGTCACTGAAAACTGGTGTAACTACTTGGGCAGTGTTCCCTGAAGATCTCAAAGTTTCAGAGAAGAAAGTGTTTGATCCTCAAGACAAGCACCTTCTCCATTGGAACAAGTTCTTTGAGATCCTCTGCATTTTTTCAGTAGCTGTTGACCCTTTCTTCTTCTATCTCCCTTACTTCAACGTCAAGTCATTCTGCCTTGCCATAGATAGCACACTGGCGAATTTTACAGCAGCACTGAGGACTGTATTGGATTTTATCTATCTCCTGCGCATAAGCTTTCAGTTCCGAACTGCTTATATCGCGCCTTCATCTCGTGTGTTTGGAAGAGGTGAACTTGTCATAGATCCTGCAAAGATTGCCAGTAGATATTTACAGCGATATTTCATTATCGACTTCATGTCTGTGTTTCCTATGCCACAG ATTATAGTGTGGAAATATCTATACAAAACAAGACATTCAGAGGTATTGAGTACAAAAACGGCACTGTTGAGAACTGTGATCCTGCAATATTTTCCAAGATTTCTAAGGTTTCTTCCATTAGCATCGGAAGTTAAAAAGACAGCTGGTGTTTTTGCAGAAAATGCACTGCTTGGAGCCATTTACTATTTGATTTGGTTTATGCTAGCTAGTCAT ATAACTGGCTCCGTTTGGTACTTACTTGCCATAGAACGCAATGACACATGTTGGAACAATGTTTGTCTTGAAGATAATAGATGTAACAGTCATTTCTTGTACTGTGGAAGTACCAATAAGCACATCCCAGGGTTTGATGCTTGGAAAAATGTCAGTGAGGATGTTCTTGTAAAGAAGTGCTTTGTTGATGGTGAGTTCAATTATGGAATCTTTGCTCAAGCAATCAAGAGTGGTATTGTTGCTTCTGTTGAAGTCTTTCCTAAGTTCTGTTACTGTTTATGGTGGGGCCTTCAAAATCTGAG TACAATTGGCCAAGGGCTTTCAACCAGCACCTACAGTAAAGAGGTGTGGTTTTCCATAGCAATAGCTGTTATGGGGCTCATCCTTTTCGCACTTCTGATTGGAAACATGCAG ACATACCTTGACTCAATGTCGGTTCATCTTGACGAAATGAGGATCCAAAGACGTGATTCTGAGCTATGGATGCATCATCGCTCGCTTCCTCCAGAACTAAGGGAAAGAGTCAGACGCTATGATCAATACAAGTGGCTGAATACCCGAGGCGTGGATGAAGAGAGCTTGATGAAGAGCCTTCCAAAAGATTTAAGGAGAGATATCAAACGGCATCTTTGTTTGAATCTGGTTAAAAGG GTTCCTCTCTTTGCTAACATGGAGGAACGCCTGCTCGATGCTATATGCGAGCGACTGAAACCTACTCTGTACACAGAGGGCACTGACATAGTTAGGGAAGGAGACCCTGTCAACGAGATGCTCTTCATCATCCGTGGACGCCTAGAGAGTGTCACCACAGATGGTGGAAGGAGTGGATTCTTTAACAGAGGGCTTCTCAAAGAAGGAGACTTCTGTGGTGAGGAGCTACTAACATGGGCACTAGATCCAAAAGCTGCAGCAAACTTGCCATCATCTACTAGGACAGTGAAGGCCATAAATGAGGTCGAGGCATTCGCATTGGAAGCTGAGGAGCTTAAGTTTGTCGCTTCGCAGTTTAGATACATTCATAGTAGGCAGGTTCAGCATACCTTCAGGTTCTACTCACAGCAATGGAGGACATGGGCCGCTATCTACATTCAAGCCGCGTGGAGGAGGTATATGAGGAGGAAACACACCATGCAAAGAAGGCAGGAGGAAGAGTATTATTATGATTCTGATGACAGTGGTGGTGATTCTGCAAAGGCCTTGGTTAAACGTTCCTCAAGTTCATCTAGCTTTGCCACAACCATGTATGCTTCACGCTTTGCCGCGAATGTACTTCACGGTCATAGGCTTCGTGAAGCAGGTAGTTCCACTAGTCTAGGAAGAATTCAAAAACCATCTGAACCTGACTTCAGTCATTATGGTCCAAAGTGA